From Paenibacillus physcomitrellae, the proteins below share one genomic window:
- the secE gene encoding preprotein translocase subunit SecE — MKRSFKSIFSFFSESWAELKKVRWPNRKELTNYTLIVLGTIVVVAVYFWVIDIGISAVIEAII, encoded by the coding sequence ATGAAACGCAGTTTCAAGTCGATTTTTTCTTTTTTCTCCGAAAGCTGGGCTGAACTTAAAAAGGTTCGCTGGCCCAATCGTAAAGAGTTGACGAATTACACGCTGATTGTGCTGGGTACAATTGTAGTTGTCGCCGTTTACTTTTGGGTTATTGACATCGGTATCTCCGCTGTGATCGAAGCGATAATTTAA